One Kribbella sp. NBC_00662 genomic region harbors:
- a CDS encoding ABC transporter ATP-binding protein, which produces MLELDNLSVTYKAAGEIPAVRGVSLSLAAGEAVGLAGESGSGKSSVALALLRLLPRSAVVGGRILLHGEDVLAMKWGRLRAVRWSSASIVFQGAQHGLNPVQRVGDQIAEPLVVHRLASGSAADARVRELLEQVGLPAWRARSYPHELSGGQRQRVMIAMALACSPQLIVADEPTTALDLMVQAQVLTLIQELIASHGISLLMISHDLSVLADVCDRLAVMYAGRLVEIGPSSSDFRHPYSQALAAAFPTVGDPASRLAPRGLAGDPPDPQELPGGCSFHPRCPVAIESCATSDVQLRPVGDRAAACVLVGE; this is translated from the coding sequence ATGCTCGAGTTGGACAACCTGTCCGTGACCTACAAAGCTGCCGGCGAGATCCCGGCCGTCCGTGGCGTGTCCTTGTCGTTGGCTGCCGGGGAAGCGGTCGGTCTGGCCGGTGAGTCGGGCTCGGGTAAGTCCTCCGTCGCGCTCGCGTTGTTGCGTTTGCTGCCTCGCTCGGCGGTCGTGGGTGGACGGATCCTGCTCCACGGCGAGGACGTGCTGGCGATGAAGTGGGGCCGGTTGCGCGCCGTACGCTGGTCGTCCGCGTCGATCGTGTTCCAGGGCGCGCAGCACGGGTTGAACCCGGTGCAGCGCGTCGGAGATCAGATCGCCGAGCCGCTCGTCGTACATCGGCTGGCGTCGGGATCCGCTGCCGACGCGCGGGTGCGGGAGTTGCTGGAGCAGGTCGGGCTGCCGGCTTGGCGAGCCCGGAGCTATCCGCACGAGCTGAGTGGTGGCCAGCGGCAACGAGTGATGATCGCGATGGCGCTTGCTTGCTCACCGCAACTGATCGTCGCGGACGAGCCGACGACCGCGCTCGACCTGATGGTCCAGGCGCAAGTACTGACGCTGATCCAGGAGCTGATCGCCTCGCACGGGATCTCGCTGCTGATGATCTCGCACGATCTGTCGGTGCTGGCCGACGTGTGCGACCGGCTCGCGGTCATGTACGCCGGGCGCTTGGTGGAGATCGGTCCTTCGTCATCGGATTTCCGTCATCCCTACAGTCAGGCGCTCGCCGCCGCGTTCCCGACCGTCGGCGATCCTGCTTCCCGGTTGGCACCTCGCGGTCTGGCCGGTGACCCGCCGGATCCGCAGGAACTGCCCGGTGGGTGTTCGTTCCATCCGCGTTGCCCGGTCGCGATCGAGTCGTGCGCGACGTCCGACGTACAACTGCGTCCGGTCGGCGATCGGGCCGCCGCCTGCGTCCTGGTAGGGGAGTGA
- a CDS encoding ATP-binding cassette domain-containing protein: MPAAISTEGLVKSFGRTFALDGLDLTVRTGEVHGFLGPNGAGKTTTIRILLGMTRADEGTARVLDGDPWSDATDLHRRLAYVPGDVTLWPNLSGGEAIDLLGRMRGGIDKKRKAELLERFDLDPRKKARAYSKGNRQKVALVAAFASDVELLLLDEPTSGLDPLMEEVFREVVQEISDRDGRTVLLSSHILSEVEALCDRVTIIRGGRAVESGTLSELRHLTRTSIQAELVGPMDGLAQLSGVHDLKETDGRVQFDVDTDEINPVLRRLTEIGVRSLVSQPPSLEELFLRLYEPEAVK; this comes from the coding sequence ATGCCGGCTGCGATCAGCACGGAAGGTCTGGTCAAGTCGTTCGGGCGGACCTTTGCCCTGGACGGTCTCGACCTCACGGTGCGAACCGGTGAGGTGCACGGGTTCCTCGGCCCGAACGGCGCGGGGAAGACCACCACCATTCGCATCCTGTTGGGGATGACCCGCGCGGACGAGGGGACCGCGCGGGTCCTCGACGGCGATCCCTGGTCGGACGCGACCGACCTGCATCGCCGCCTGGCCTATGTCCCCGGTGACGTCACGCTCTGGCCGAACCTGTCCGGCGGCGAGGCGATCGACCTGCTCGGGCGCATGCGCGGCGGCATCGACAAGAAGCGCAAGGCCGAGCTGCTCGAGCGGTTCGATCTCGACCCGCGCAAGAAGGCCCGCGCGTACTCGAAGGGCAACCGCCAGAAGGTCGCGCTGGTCGCCGCGTTCGCGTCCGATGTCGAGCTCCTGCTGCTCGACGAGCCGACGAGTGGCCTGGACCCGTTGATGGAGGAGGTCTTCCGCGAGGTCGTGCAGGAGATCAGCGACCGCGACGGCCGGACCGTGCTGCTGTCCAGCCATATCCTGTCCGAGGTCGAGGCGCTGTGCGATCGCGTCACGATCATCCGGGGCGGCCGCGCGGTCGAGAGCGGCACGCTGTCCGAGCTGCGGCACCTGACGCGTACGTCGATCCAGGCCGAGCTGGTCGGACCGATGGACGGTCTCGCCCAGCTGTCCGGCGTACACGATCTCAAGGAGACCGACGGTCGCGTCCAGTTCGACGTCGACACCGACGAGATCAACCCGGTGCTCCGACGCCTGACGGAGATCGGCGTACGGAGTCTGGTGAGCCAGCCGCCGTCGTTGGAGGAACTGTTCCTGCGGCTGTACGAACCCGAGGCCGTCAAATGA
- a CDS encoding ABC transporter substrate-binding protein, giving the protein MRKLLAVLGALCLAVVPGVAYAADPVKDPAKKVIKVGVTQSVDSMNPFLAVRLVTGSIQRMIYGFLTVPDSRTLQPSPDLAESWTTSPDGLTWTFKIRQAKWSDGQPITADDAAWTFNKMITDDGAKTGNGPAVANFQSVTANGQELTIKLKTPQASMLDNPVPIMPKHVWEKVKNISEYDAEVYPTVGSGPYVAVEHKKDQFVRLEANPSYWRGRPKIDELQVIFYDNPAASIVGLKKGDIDLIGRLNPPDFESLKGDDNIVQWNTQGRRAAYLQINHGATTSDNKPIGDGHPALEDPRVRTALHYAIDKQKLVDEVQGGLAKPADGSIIPPLYKDFFWAASGAEKVTFDLAKANKILDDAGYKKGPDGVRTMPDGSRKLQFRFSIHTDTPIEDKLAEYLTGWFKEIGITLTTKRLDSSKFTEETGTTALFDIAISGWSVNPDPEEVLGTHLCSRRPTASGQGGGTESFYCDPQYESLYLQQQKELDRTKRADIIKKMEERLYTDAPVIALYYPNDLEGYRKDRIASITPIPEDKGLLYGGSGYWPFYTLEAVSKDGAAAESGGLSGGVIAGIAAAVVVVLIGGFFVLRRRQGAADERE; this is encoded by the coding sequence ATGAGGAAGTTGTTGGCGGTGCTGGGGGCGTTGTGTCTGGCGGTGGTTCCGGGCGTGGCGTACGCGGCTGATCCGGTGAAGGACCCGGCCAAGAAGGTGATCAAGGTCGGGGTGACCCAGTCGGTCGACTCGATGAATCCGTTCCTGGCGGTGCGGCTCGTGACCGGGTCGATCCAGCGGATGATCTACGGCTTCCTCACGGTGCCGGATTCCAGGACACTGCAACCCAGTCCGGACCTTGCCGAGTCCTGGACGACGTCGCCGGACGGGCTGACGTGGACGTTCAAGATCCGGCAGGCGAAGTGGTCGGACGGGCAGCCGATCACGGCCGACGACGCGGCCTGGACGTTCAACAAGATGATCACCGACGACGGCGCCAAGACCGGCAACGGTCCGGCCGTCGCGAACTTCCAGAGCGTCACCGCGAACGGCCAGGAGCTGACGATCAAGCTCAAGACCCCGCAGGCCTCGATGCTCGACAACCCGGTGCCGATCATGCCCAAGCACGTCTGGGAGAAGGTCAAGAACATCTCGGAGTACGACGCCGAGGTGTACCCGACCGTCGGCAGCGGACCGTACGTCGCGGTCGAGCACAAGAAGGACCAGTTCGTCCGGCTCGAGGCGAACCCGTCGTACTGGCGCGGCCGGCCGAAGATCGACGAGCTGCAGGTGATCTTCTACGACAACCCCGCGGCGTCGATCGTCGGTTTGAAGAAGGGTGACATCGACCTGATCGGGCGGCTGAACCCGCCGGACTTCGAGTCGCTGAAGGGCGACGACAACATCGTCCAGTGGAACACGCAGGGCCGGCGCGCGGCGTACCTGCAGATCAACCACGGCGCGACGACCAGCGACAACAAGCCGATCGGCGACGGCCATCCGGCCCTGGAGGATCCGCGGGTGCGGACCGCCCTGCACTACGCGATCGACAAGCAGAAGCTGGTCGACGAGGTCCAGGGCGGACTGGCGAAACCGGCCGACGGATCGATCATTCCGCCGCTGTACAAGGATTTCTTCTGGGCGGCGAGCGGCGCCGAGAAGGTGACGTTCGACCTCGCGAAGGCCAACAAGATCCTCGACGACGCGGGGTACAAGAAGGGACCTGACGGCGTACGGACGATGCCGGACGGGTCGCGCAAGCTGCAGTTCCGGTTCAGCATCCACACGGACACGCCGATCGAGGACAAGCTCGCGGAGTACCTGACCGGCTGGTTCAAGGAGATCGGCATCACGCTGACGACCAAGCGGCTCGACTCCAGCAAGTTCACCGAGGAGACCGGTACGACGGCACTGTTCGACATCGCGATCAGCGGCTGGTCGGTGAACCCGGACCCGGAGGAGGTGCTCGGCACGCACCTGTGCAGCCGGCGTCCGACCGCGTCCGGGCAGGGCGGCGGAACCGAGTCGTTCTACTGCGACCCGCAGTACGAAAGCCTGTACCTGCAGCAGCAGAAGGAGCTCGACCGGACCAAGCGCGCCGACATCATCAAGAAGATGGAGGAGCGGCTCTACACCGACGCGCCGGTGATCGCGCTGTACTACCCGAACGACCTCGAGGGCTACCGCAAGGACCGGATCGCCAGCATCACGCCGATCCCGGAGGACAAGGGCCTGCTGTACGGCGGCTCCGGGTACTGGCCGTTCTACACGCTCGAGGCTGTCTCGAAGGACGGCGCCGCGGCCGAGAGCGGTGGGCTGAGCGGTGGCGTCATCGCGGGCATCGCGGCGGCCGTGGTCGTCGTACTGATCGGCGGGTTCTTCGTACTGCGACGTCGTCAGGGCGCCGCCGATGAGCGCGAATGA
- a CDS encoding ABC transporter permease, with the protein MKSLAGTGGLIRLILRRDRIVLPLWIVLLVAISVSYVKEYGDLFPTPDSRIKYASNAGFITLYGELSGPSLGEFVTWRLGFVPVMVGLISLLTVIRHTRVEEETGRRELLGATVIGRHAQLAAALITVFGANLTLAVLLALGMHSQDLPMAGSIAIGMVYAGTGWFFAAVGAVAAQLTASAGTARGIAIGILGASYVLRAAGDTSAHTDGPLAWLSYLSPIGWAQQIHPYAENRWWLAAVLLVATIGLVVTAVVLATKRDIGAGLLPDKLGPAEGTLGSPFALAWRLHRGLLLAWTIGFALLGLLFGGVAKGVGDMMKDDSTIQEMFQRMGGSAGLIDSFLAGVMTLVGLIASAYAVQATLRMRVEESSGRAEPVLATATSRWQWAASHLVFSLLGPAVALLAAGVAEGLAYGIAVGDVGGQVPRLIGAALAQLPAVWVLAAIAIAIFGFFPRASMVSWAGPTVCILIGLVSAGVATADWIRDISPFSHLPSLPGGTVSAGPLIALLAIAVVVGFAGLVGLRRRDLPA; encoded by the coding sequence ATGAAAAGCCTCGCGGGCACCGGCGGACTGATCCGGCTGATCCTCCGCCGCGACCGGATCGTCCTGCCGCTGTGGATCGTGCTGCTGGTGGCGATCTCGGTCAGCTACGTCAAGGAGTACGGCGATCTGTTCCCGACGCCGGACTCCCGCATCAAGTACGCGAGCAACGCCGGCTTCATCACCCTGTACGGCGAACTGTCCGGCCCCAGCCTGGGCGAGTTCGTCACCTGGCGACTCGGGTTCGTGCCGGTGATGGTCGGGCTGATCAGCCTGCTCACGGTGATCCGGCACACCCGGGTCGAGGAGGAGACCGGCCGCCGTGAGTTGCTCGGGGCAACCGTCATCGGCCGCCACGCCCAGCTCGCGGCGGCGCTGATCACAGTCTTCGGCGCCAACCTGACACTGGCCGTTCTCCTTGCCCTGGGCATGCACAGCCAAGACCTCCCGATGGCAGGATCCATTGCCATCGGCATGGTTTACGCCGGCACCGGCTGGTTCTTCGCGGCAGTAGGCGCAGTCGCCGCGCAGTTGACCGCAAGCGCCGGCACCGCGCGCGGGATCGCGATCGGCATCCTCGGCGCGTCCTACGTACTACGTGCCGCCGGCGACACCAGCGCCCACACGGACGGACCGCTCGCCTGGTTGTCGTACCTCTCGCCGATCGGCTGGGCCCAGCAGATCCACCCGTACGCCGAGAACCGCTGGTGGCTCGCGGCCGTGTTGCTGGTAGCAACCATCGGCTTGGTCGTCACCGCCGTCGTTCTCGCCACCAAACGAGACATCGGCGCCGGACTGCTGCCCGACAAGCTCGGCCCGGCGGAGGGGACCCTCGGCTCGCCGTTCGCGCTGGCCTGGCGGTTGCACCGCGGTCTGCTGCTCGCGTGGACGATCGGATTCGCCTTGCTGGGTTTGCTGTTCGGCGGTGTCGCCAAAGGCGTCGGCGACATGATGAAGGACGATTCGACCATCCAGGAGATGTTCCAGCGGATGGGCGGCTCGGCAGGCTTGATCGACTCGTTCCTGGCCGGCGTGATGACACTGGTCGGCTTGATCGCCTCGGCGTACGCCGTACAGGCAACGTTGCGGATGCGCGTCGAGGAGAGCAGCGGGCGGGCCGAGCCGGTGCTGGCGACCGCGACGAGCCGCTGGCAGTGGGCCGCGAGCCATCTCGTCTTCAGTCTGCTCGGGCCTGCGGTTGCGTTGCTGGCGGCGGGTGTTGCCGAAGGGCTTGCGTACGGCATCGCGGTCGGCGATGTGGGCGGACAGGTCCCGCGGCTGATCGGTGCGGCGCTCGCGCAACTCCCGGCTGTGTGGGTGCTGGCCGCGATCGCCATCGCGATCTTCGGGTTCTTCCCGCGGGCCTCGATGGTCTCGTGGGCCGGACCAACTGTCTGCATCCTGATCGGCCTGGTGAGCGCGGGCGTCGCGACGGCGGACTGGATCCGCGACATCTCGCCGTTCAGCCATCTCCCGTCACTGCCGGGTGGAACGGTGTCGGCAGGCCCCCTGATCGCGCTGCTCGCGATCGCCGTGGTGGTCGGCTTCGCAGGCCTGGTGGGACTGCGCAGACGCGATCTTCCTGCCTGA
- a CDS encoding TetR/AcrR family transcriptional regulator, with protein MDRAAEDLTARARIRDAAIRLFGERGIEGASIRDIAAEAGVSSGLVRHHFGSKEALRDACDRYAKDRMIQIGAELTQDGDLTGLDPLVLHPIAFPLQLYIVRSMMDGSETATALFLEGVDAVEAWASSYGITPKDPRGYAAALAAIKLSVFILRDQVSKALGEDITTPAGYNRIGQALMEVFTIPLITPEQVEKLQQRSEEK; from the coding sequence GTGGATCGAGCGGCAGAGGACCTGACGGCGCGGGCTCGGATTCGGGATGCGGCTATCCGGTTGTTCGGGGAGCGTGGGATCGAGGGGGCCTCGATCCGGGATATTGCAGCCGAGGCGGGGGTTTCGTCGGGGCTTGTCCGGCATCACTTCGGGTCGAAGGAAGCGCTGCGGGACGCCTGCGATCGGTACGCGAAGGATCGGATGATCCAGATCGGGGCCGAGCTCACCCAGGACGGGGATCTGACCGGGCTCGATCCGCTGGTGCTGCATCCGATCGCGTTTCCGCTGCAGTTGTACATCGTTCGCTCGATGATGGACGGCTCCGAGACGGCGACCGCGCTGTTCCTGGAAGGGGTCGACGCGGTCGAGGCGTGGGCGAGCAGTTACGGCATCACCCCGAAGGACCCCCGCGGGTACGCCGCGGCCCTGGCCGCGATCAAGCTGAGCGTCTTCATCCTGCGGGACCAGGTCTCGAAGGCGCTCGGCGAGGACATCACCACCCCGGCGGGCTACAACCGGATCGGCCAGGCCTTGATGGAGGTCTTCACGATCCCGCTCATCACCCCCGAACAAGTCGAAAAACTCCAGCAACGCTCTGAGGAGAAGTGA
- a CDS encoding amidase, translating to MERTWSFQTAEQLATALRAGDVSSVELTDEAIARIEREDKVINAICVPDFDRARAAARSADEARARGEDRPLLGIPVTIKESYDVAGLPTTWGMPEHRDYLPAEDAVQVSRLKAAGAVVLGKTNVPLGLQDIQTFNQIYGTTNNPWDHDRTSGGSSGGSAAALASGFGALSIGSDLAGSLRTPAHFCGIYAHKPTLGLVPTRGMIAPPAPPLPVDLDLAVAGPMARTARDLTLLLDVMAGPDPLTHGIAYDVTLPPARHERLRDFRVLVIDQHPLIPTGSAVLAGVNRVADALADSGARVERHSSLLPDLTEAGTLYMQFLFSGSVARFPVDEYEQLRTRAAGLSADDQSLAAAQLRAMVFSHREWIEISNRRELHRHGWRQLFSEFDVVVCPITPTPAFPHDHDPNVLERRIAIDGVEHPYFDQLVWAGLATMPGLPATAVPAGRSPEGLPVGVQLIGPMFEDRTPLRLAELLEPAGQTGSV from the coding sequence ATGGAGCGGACGTGGAGTTTTCAGACGGCGGAACAGTTGGCGACGGCGTTGCGCGCCGGTGACGTGAGCTCGGTCGAACTGACCGATGAGGCGATTGCGCGGATCGAGCGCGAAGACAAGGTGATCAACGCGATCTGTGTCCCGGACTTCGACCGTGCGCGGGCCGCGGCGCGCTCTGCAGACGAGGCGCGTGCTCGCGGCGAGGACCGGCCGCTGCTCGGTATTCCGGTGACGATCAAAGAGTCGTACGACGTGGCCGGGCTGCCCACGACCTGGGGCATGCCGGAACACCGGGACTACCTGCCGGCCGAGGACGCAGTACAAGTCTCGCGACTCAAGGCCGCGGGCGCGGTGGTGCTCGGCAAGACCAACGTGCCTTTGGGATTGCAAGACATCCAGACCTTCAACCAGATCTACGGCACCACCAACAACCCGTGGGATCACGACCGCACATCGGGCGGGTCGTCCGGCGGATCAGCGGCAGCCCTGGCGTCCGGATTCGGCGCGCTGTCGATCGGCTCCGACCTCGCCGGTTCGCTGCGTACCCCCGCGCACTTCTGCGGCATCTATGCGCACAAGCCGACCCTCGGACTCGTGCCGACTCGCGGCATGATCGCGCCGCCGGCGCCGCCGTTGCCGGTCGACCTCGACCTCGCCGTCGCCGGTCCGATGGCACGCACCGCCCGCGACCTGACGCTGCTGCTCGACGTCATGGCCGGGCCGGACCCGCTCACGCACGGCATTGCGTACGACGTGACACTGCCGCCCGCGCGCCACGAGCGGCTCCGCGACTTCCGGGTCCTGGTCATCGACCAGCACCCGCTCATCCCGACCGGGTCCGCCGTACTGGCAGGCGTGAACCGGGTGGCCGACGCGCTTGCCGACAGCGGCGCCCGGGTCGAACGGCATAGTTCTCTGCTGCCTGATCTGACCGAGGCCGGGACGCTCTACATGCAGTTCTTGTTCTCGGGCTCGGTCGCGCGTTTTCCCGTCGACGAGTACGAGCAGCTGCGGACCCGCGCGGCCGGGCTGAGCGCGGACGACCAGAGTCTCGCCGCGGCGCAGCTGCGCGCGATGGTGTTCAGCCACCGCGAGTGGATCGAGATCAGCAACCGTCGCGAGCTCCATCGACACGGCTGGCGGCAGCTCTTCAGCGAGTTCGATGTCGTGGTGTGTCCGATCACGCCGACGCCTGCATTCCCACACGACCACGACCCCAATGTCTTGGAACGTCGGATCGCCATCGACGGCGTCGAACACCCGTACTTCGACCAGCTCGTCTGGGCTGGTCTCGCGACGATGCCCGGCCTGCCCGCGACCGCCGTACCCGCTGGCCGGTCGCCCGAAGGTCTGCCGGTAGGAGTGCAACTCATCGGCCCGATGTTCGAGGACCGCACCCCACTCCGCCTGGCCGAACTACTCGAGCCGGCCGGTCAGACGGGATCGGTGTAG
- a CDS encoding ABC transporter permease, translating to MTVTVEAPEQSPARHGLLRYAATKAGGALLSIAMVIVATFFLFRLLPGDPVRALAQGRNMTPEQLDLERARLGLDKSIPEQFLHFVKQTLQFDLGVSYEYKRPVVDLIGERIGSTLLLTGTALVIAVSLGLWQGARAGWRPGSRFDKVSTAISLVLWSVPTFWLGLLLLMVFAAGVGPIPGIFPTRGSSSVDKPDGFAGVLDVGVHMVLPCLTLVAVVYAQYLLVMRSSVLDEVGQDYITTARAKGLRDDDVRRKHAVPNALLPTVTLVFMRIGFVVGGAVTVEAIFSWPGLGQLFYEAIRVPDFTLMQGTFLLITVSVILMNTLADVIYHLLDPRVRSA from the coding sequence ATGACGGTCACGGTCGAAGCTCCTGAGCAGAGCCCTGCTCGCCACGGTCTGCTGCGCTACGCGGCGACCAAGGCGGGCGGGGCCCTCCTCAGCATCGCGATGGTGATCGTCGCGACGTTCTTCCTGTTCCGCCTACTGCCTGGCGATCCGGTCCGGGCGTTGGCCCAGGGCCGGAACATGACGCCGGAACAACTGGACCTCGAACGGGCCCGGCTCGGACTCGACAAGTCGATCCCTGAACAGTTCTTGCACTTCGTCAAACAGACCCTGCAGTTCGATCTCGGTGTCTCGTACGAGTACAAGCGGCCGGTGGTCGACCTGATCGGCGAGCGGATCGGGTCGACGCTGCTGCTCACGGGTACGGCGCTGGTGATCGCGGTCAGCCTCGGCCTGTGGCAGGGCGCTCGCGCCGGGTGGAGGCCGGGTAGCCGGTTCGACAAGGTGTCGACCGCGATCTCGCTGGTGCTGTGGTCGGTGCCGACGTTCTGGCTCGGGCTGTTGCTGTTGATGGTCTTCGCGGCCGGGGTCGGTCCGATTCCGGGGATCTTCCCGACGCGTGGCAGTTCGAGCGTGGACAAGCCGGACGGGTTCGCGGGCGTGCTGGATGTCGGCGTACACATGGTGCTGCCGTGTCTGACGCTTGTCGCGGTGGTCTACGCGCAGTACCTGCTGGTGATGCGGTCGTCGGTGCTCGACGAGGTCGGGCAGGACTACATCACGACGGCGCGGGCGAAGGGTCTGCGCGATGACGACGTACGGCGGAAGCACGCCGTACCGAACGCGCTGCTGCCGACGGTGACGCTGGTGTTCATGCGGATCGGGTTCGTGGTCGGGGGTGCTGTGACGGTGGAGGCGATCTTCAGTTGGCCGGGGCTCGGGCAGCTGTTCTACGAGGCGATCCGGGTGCCGGACTTCACGTTGATGCAGGGGACGTTCCTGCTGATCACGGTCTCGGTGATCTTGATGAACACGTTGGCCGACGTCATCTACCACTTGCTGGATCCGCGGGTGAGGTCGGCATGA
- a CDS encoding DUF899 family protein, whose amino-acid sequence MRKHERAVPDSSALPPVVDRATFDADLDHLRAREKAHTREGDEITAQRKRLPMVEVDASIPVTGPDGPVTLLEAFEGRKQLLAYYYMWHTGHPAEEQCQGCTWCTGQVQEISYLHSRDITFAVFAQGPYAESRAYRDFMGWTMPWYSGVGSLDRLLVGRNIGQMYLISYVRQGDRVFETYWTTMRGVEVMDNNYALMDLTVYGRQEPFEDSPDGWPKQWATEDPVLPKTIDGRPISQWSRIEAGRSDALTSSRSAPN is encoded by the coding sequence ATGAGAAAGCACGAACGAGCTGTACCGGACAGCAGTGCCCTCCCACCGGTGGTCGATCGCGCAACGTTCGACGCGGATCTGGATCACCTGCGAGCCAGGGAGAAAGCCCACACCCGCGAGGGTGACGAGATCACGGCACAGCGCAAGAGATTGCCGATGGTCGAGGTCGACGCGAGCATCCCGGTGACCGGGCCTGACGGTCCGGTCACCCTGCTCGAAGCCTTCGAAGGCCGCAAGCAACTTCTCGCCTACTACTACATGTGGCACACCGGACACCCGGCGGAAGAACAGTGTCAAGGCTGCACCTGGTGCACAGGACAAGTGCAGGAGATCTCCTACCTGCACTCACGCGACATCACCTTCGCCGTCTTCGCCCAGGGCCCGTACGCCGAGAGCCGCGCGTACCGCGACTTCATGGGCTGGACGATGCCCTGGTACTCCGGTGTCGGATCGCTCGACCGCTTGCTCGTCGGGCGGAACATCGGCCAGATGTACCTGATCTCGTACGTACGCCAGGGCGACCGCGTCTTCGAGACGTACTGGACGACCATGCGCGGCGTCGAGGTGATGGACAACAACTACGCGCTGATGGACCTGACGGTGTACGGACGGCAGGAGCCGTTCGAGGATTCGCCCGACGGCTGGCCCAAGCAGTGGGCGACCGAGGATCCGGTGCTGCCGAAGACCATCGACGGCCGGCCGATCTCGCAGTGGTCGCGGATCGAGGCCGGCCGCTCCGACGCCCTCACTTCTTCGCGTTCCGCGCCCAACTGA
- a CDS encoding DUF1206 domain-containing protein — MRHNRAYGVAITVGLMAYGVVYLLIAWIALQLAWGQSSQEASQKGALEELASKPLGGVLLWVVAIGLFALVPWRGLQLMYGHLDLEHKVSAIGRAVVYLVVGISAVKIAIGSGGGSSTSQQQSLSGRVMQHGGGRVLIVVIGVAIIAIGARQIHKGITKKFTEDLVGGVAEVTILLGRIGYIAKGIAFGVVGVLFAWAAISYDPKKAGGLDTALRTIKDQPFGSILLTVLALGVAAFGLYCFSWARNAKK, encoded by the coding sequence GTGAGGCACAACCGTGCGTACGGCGTGGCGATCACCGTCGGCCTGATGGCGTACGGAGTCGTCTACCTGCTGATCGCGTGGATCGCCCTGCAACTGGCCTGGGGGCAATCGTCGCAGGAAGCGTCGCAGAAGGGCGCGCTCGAGGAGTTGGCGAGCAAACCGCTGGGCGGGGTTTTGCTGTGGGTCGTCGCGATCGGATTGTTCGCGCTGGTGCCCTGGCGCGGTCTGCAGCTCATGTACGGACACCTGGACCTGGAGCACAAGGTCTCCGCGATCGGCCGTGCGGTCGTCTACCTCGTGGTCGGCATCAGTGCGGTGAAGATCGCCATCGGCTCCGGCGGCGGCTCCAGCACCAGTCAGCAGCAGTCGTTGTCCGGACGGGTGATGCAGCACGGAGGGGGCCGCGTCCTGATCGTGGTGATCGGTGTCGCGATCATCGCCATCGGTGCACGTCAGATCCACAAGGGGATCACGAAGAAGTTCACCGAGGACCTGGTCGGCGGCGTCGCCGAGGTGACGATCCTGCTCGGCCGGATCGGGTACATCGCGAAGGGCATCGCGTTCGGGGTGGTCGGCGTACTGTTCGCCTGGGCCGCGATCAGCTACGACCCGAAGAAGGCCGGCGGCCTCGACACCGCGCTGCGTACGATCAAGGACCAGCCGTTCGGTTCGATCCTGCTCACCGTGCTGGCGCTCGGCGTCGCCGCGTTCGGTCTGTACTGCTTCAGTTGGGCGCGGAACGCGAAGAAGTGA
- a CDS encoding ABC transporter permease — translation MSNVTWVRRRRAAGRFWADFRTHRAGVAGLVILAVAVALALIAPLFIDAGVTNVVSGTGAKLAPPSLDDPLGTDESGRSVLLMIWWGSRTSLLIGFLAALLSMVIGTVLGIAAGHFRGWAGAVILRVTDWFLVLPSLVTALVLAAILGGSTATIIVAIGVTSWPSTARLIRAQTLAVEARPYIERSLALGGGHWHITTRHVLPNVAPLLLASTTLEVASAIVTESTLAFLGVSANKTSWGTMLRGSYDWGAATAGAWWYILLPGLCIVIVVMAFTLCGRALETVLNPRLRTGGA, via the coding sequence ATGAGCAACGTGACCTGGGTACGTCGACGGCGCGCTGCCGGGCGGTTCTGGGCCGATTTCCGGACGCACCGGGCCGGGGTCGCTGGGCTGGTGATCCTCGCGGTTGCCGTCGCGCTGGCGTTGATCGCGCCGCTGTTCATCGACGCCGGCGTGACGAACGTCGTGTCGGGGACCGGCGCGAAGCTGGCGCCGCCGAGCCTCGACGACCCGCTCGGGACGGACGAGTCGGGGCGCTCGGTGCTGCTGATGATCTGGTGGGGTTCGCGGACGTCGCTGCTGATCGGGTTCCTCGCGGCGCTGTTGAGCATGGTGATCGGGACGGTGCTGGGGATCGCGGCCGGGCATTTCCGGGGGTGGGCCGGCGCGGTGATCCTGCGGGTGACCGATTGGTTCCTGGTGCTGCCGTCGTTGGTGACCGCGTTGGTGCTCGCGGCGATCCTCGGTGGTTCAACCGCGACGATCATCGTGGCGATCGGGGTGACTTCGTGGCCTTCGACGGCGCGGTTGATCCGCGCGCAGACGCTGGCCGTCGAGGCGCGCCCGTACATCGAGAGATCGCTGGCGCTCGGCGGCGGACACTGGCACATCACCACCCGGCACGTGCTGCCGAACGTCGCGCCGTTGCTGTTGGCAAGTACGACGTTGGAGGTGGCGAGCGCGATCGTGACCGAGTCGACGCTGGCGTTCCTCGGCGTGAGCGCCAACAAGACGTCGTGGGGGACGATGCTCCGCGGCTCTTATGACTGGGGCGCGGCGACGGCCGGCGCGTGGTGGTACATCTTGTTGCCGGGGCTCTGCATCGTCATCGTGGTGATGGCTTTCACCTTGTGTGGAAGGGCTCTGGAGACGGTGTTGAACCCTCGCCTGAGGACTGGGGGAGCCTGA